The Microlunatus soli genome contains the following window.
CAGCCGGACAACGGTGATTCGTCCGATGCGTCAGCTGATCACCGAGGAGGTGCAGGCGTTCCGTCGGGGCCGGCTGTGGCTGGCGCTGTTGACCACCGCACTGTTCCAGGGAGCGATCTTCGCGGCGTTCTCCTACTTCTCGCCGCTGCTGATCAACATCACCGGTGTTTCGGCGGACCGGGCCCCGCTGTACCTGTTGATCTTCGGGGTCGGCGCGTTCGTCGGGACGACGCTCGGCGGCCGGGTCGCGGATCGGGGCCCGCTGGCCAACGTGATGATCAGCCTCGGGGCCACGGTGCTGGCCTCACTGCTGCTACTCGCCGTGGTGGGCTCGGCCGTCGGGGTCGCGATCGCGATCGGCCTCTACTCGTTGGCGGCCTTCTCGATCGCCGGAGCACTGAACGCTCGCGTGTTCGGTTTCGCCGGCTCGGCGCCGACTCTTGCCGCCGCGGTCAACACCAGTGCCTTCAATGTCGGCAATGCCGTCGGTCCCGCGCTGGGCGGGCTGGCGATCGCCGGCGGCCTGGGCTTCCGGTCTCCGGTCCTGGTCGGCGTTGCCATGCTGGTGGCAGCGCTGGCGGTGGCAACGGTCTCTGCGGTCGTTGAACGCCGTCCGGACCGCGACGAATCGGCACCCGAGCTCGACCCCGCAGCTACCCCGGCCGCCACGGCGGTCTGCGACGGCTGACCAGCAGACGCCGTCACCCGGGACCGATCGATGCGGAGATGTCGATCCGACCGGTCGGCCCACTTTCGGCCGCGGCCGGCTTCCACGCCGGTACGGACCCCGTGTCTGCACCCGTGATCGAGGGCGGTGCAACGGCTCAGCGCAGCCCCTCGCGCAGCGGACTAGCCTGGCTGAATGACCGCCGCGCCGACCGCCCTGCCGCTGCTGGACCGGATCCGGGTCCGGATGGCGGAAGCTGTCGGGTCGCGGATCGGCACCACTGGGCCGACGTCGGCGTTCGCCGTGCTGCGCGAAGATCAGGACGCGAAGCGCTGGTATCCAGCGGAGTCGCCGGTGCGGACGGTGCACGGCGACATCGCGATGCTGATCGGCGGGATCCGGTCATTGCTGTTGCAGTCCTTGCATCCGGTCGCGATGCAAGCCGTCGAAGAACATTCCGGATATCGCAGCGACCCGTGGGGCCGTCTGCAGCGGACGGCAGCGTTCATCGCGATCACCACCTTCGGCTCCGAGGAACAAGCCCGGGCAGCGATCGACCGGGTGCTGCGGGTCCATGATCACGTCACCGGCACCACGCCAAGCGGTCTACCCTATCGAGCCTCGGATCCGCACCTGTTGTCCTGGATCCATGTCGCCGAGGCGGACAGCTTCCTGACCGCCCATCGGTTGTACGGCACCAGCCGGCTGTCCCCGGCCGGGCATGACCGTTACGTCTCCGATCTTGCTCGGACCGCCTCGGCGCTCGGGGTGACCGATGCACCGGCCGACGTCGACCAACTCCGGCGGCAGCTGGCAGCGTTCCGTCCCGAGCTGCGGGGTGGCGGTCAGGCACGGGCGGCAACCCAACTGTTGCTGTGGCGTCCTCCGCTGTCCGGCACGGTCGGTGCGGGCTATCGGCTGTTGGCGGCCGGAGCGGTCGCCTCGCTGCCACCGTGGGTGCGCCAGGAGCTGGAGCTGCCGTCCTTGCCGATCCTGGATCGCGCGGTCGTCCGGCCGGCGGCCAAGGCACTGCTGATCAGTGTCGACCGGGGATTCGCTGCGACCTTCGAACGGCGCCCGGGCGCGGCATGATCACTGGGTCAGGATCGGTCGCAGTCCGTCGATCACCGACGGGTCCTCGATGGTCGAGGGCACCTGAGTGTGCTGGCCGTCGGCGATCTCTCGCATCGTCTTGCGCAGCACCTTCCCCGACCGCGTCTTGGGTAGCGCCGGTACGGCATCGATCCGTCGCAGCGATGCGATCGCGCCGATCTCCTGGCGGACCAGGGCGACCAGCTCGTCGCGTAGTTGATCATGGTCGATCTCGACACCGGACTTGATCACCACCAGGCCGCGCGGGAGCTGTCCCTTCAGCGGGTCGGCGACCCCGATCACGGCGCATTCGGCGACCGCGGGATGGGTCGCCAGCACCGCCTCCAGCTGCCCGGTGGACAGCCGGTGGCCGGCGACGTTGATCACGTCGTCGGTGCGGCCCATCACGAACAGATAGCCGTCGTCATCGAGGTAGCCACCGTCACCGGTCAGGTAGTAGCCGGGATAGGTCTCCAGATAGCCGGTGACGAACCGCTGCGGATCGCCCCAGACGCCGGTCAGGGTGCCCGGTGGCAGCGGTCGACGGAGGCAGATCGCTCCCTCGGCACCGACCGGCACCGGCGTACCGTGTTCGTCCAGGATCGCCACCTGGTAGCCGGGCACCGGGACGGTCGACGATCCGGGCTTGATCGGCATCGGCTCCAGCCCGCGCAGGTTGGCGACGATCGGCCAACCGGTCTCGGTCTGCCACCAGTGGTCCACGACCGGGACGCCGAGTTGATCATCGGCCCACCGATAGGTGTCCGGATCCAGCCGTTCGCCGGCCAGGAAGAGCGTCTGCAGCGTCGAGAGATCGGACGCAGCAATGGCTTCCCCGTCCGGATCGACCTTGCGGATGGCGCGGATCGCCGTCGGTGCGGTGAAGAGCACCCTGACGCCGTGCTCGGCCACCACCCGCCAGAACGCACCGGCATCCTGAGCCTGTCCCCCGGCGGTGTCCTGAGCTTGTCGAAGGGCACTGACCGGCTTGCCCTCGTACAGCACGGTCGTTGCACCGACCAACAGCGGCGCGTAGGCGATGAAGGAGTGCCCGACCACCCAACCGACGTCGCTCGCGGTGAACATCACCTCACCGGGCCCGACATCGAAGATCGACCTCATCGCGTAGCTGAGCGCCACCGCATGACCGCCGTTGTCGCGAACGATGCCCTTCGGCTTCCCGGTGGTGCCTGAGGTGTAGAGGATGTACAGCGGATCCGTGGCTGCGACCTCGACCGGGACGGCCGGCTCGATCCGGGCGTCCCTCATCAACGCGGCCAGATCAAGATCACGTGGCTCGGACATCTCGACGACGGGTGCGTCGGCGTGATCATTGCGTGGCACGATCACGCAGTGTCGCGGCTGATGCTCGGACAACTCCAGGGCCGTGTCCAGCATCGGCTTGTAGGCGATCACCCGGTCCGCCTCCAGGCCGTAGGCCGCGGAGATGATCACCACCGGCTGAGCGTCGTCGATCCGCTTGGCCAGCTCGGCGGGCGCAAATCCACCGAAGACGACCGAGTGCACCGCGCCGATCCGAGCACAGGCGAGCATCGCGATCACCGCTTCGGGGATCATCGGCAGATAGATCACCACCCCGTCACCCTTTCCGACACCGAGTGCGGTCAGTGCGCCGCCGAGTTTGCCGACCCGCTCCAGCAGGTCGGCGTAGCTGAACGACCGACGCCGTCCGGTGACCTCGGAGTGGAAGATCAGGGCCGGCTGTTCACCACGGCCGCCGATGACGTGTCGATCGAGAGCGTTGTAGGAGGTGTTCAGCACACCGTCGGCGAACCAACGGTCGACGTCACCGGAGCCGGCCGGCTCGGTCGAGTGTGCCGACCGCGGTCGGGTGAACCAGTCGATCGCGTCGGCCTGCTGGAGCCAGAATCCCTCCGGATCCTCGATGCTGCGCCGATAGCTCTCCGCGTATGCGCCCATGCTCGCCTCCCACGTCGATGTCGGTCCATCCTGCCATCGCGACAGGCCGGGCGCACTCGGTCAAACGACGCCGCCGGACGAGGCCGGTCCGACTCAGCGGTCCGGCGCCTGCTCCGACGGCGGCGTCGTCCGGTCGGCCAGTCGGGAGAGGAACTGCCGAGTACGTTCCCGGCGCGGGGCCTGCAGGATCTCCGCCGGTGTCCCTTGCTCGTGGATCTCGCCGCCGTGCAGGAAGCAGATCCGATCGGCGATCCGGCTCGCGAAGCTCATCTCGTGGGTATTGATGATCATGGTCATGCCCTCACTGCGCAGCTCGGCGAGCAGATCGAGCACCTCACCGACCAACTCGGGATCCAAGGCCGAGGTGACTTCGTCCAGCAGCATCACGGCAGGATCGTTCACCAAGGCCCGCGCGATCGCCACCCGCTGTTGCTGGCCGCCGGACAGATCGTCCGGACGTGCCGTCGCCTTGTCCGGCAGACCGACCCGTTCGAGCATCTCCATCGCCCGCCGACGCGCTGCGGCGACGGGCACCTTGTGCACCCGAGTCGGTGCCAGGGTGATGTTGTCGATCACCGACAGGTGCGGAAACAGGTTGTAGGCCTGGAAGACGATCCCGATCCGACCGCGGATCCGATCGACGGCGACGCCGGGATCGGTGATCTCCACACCGTCCAACGTGATGATGCCGTCGTCCACCGTCTCCAACAGGTTGATGCAACGCAGCAGTGTCGATTTCCCGGAGCCGCTCGCACCGATCAGCACCACGCACTCGCCGCTTGCGACCTCCAGATCGATCGATCGGAGGACGACGTTGGTCTCCCGGCGGCTGCCGAACGACTTGCGGACTCCGCTCAGTGACAGCAGGCTGGATGCTCCGGGAACGGCCGCGGTCATACCAGACCACCTGCCCCGTGAAAGCCCTGCTTCCGGGCGATCCAGTCGGTCAGCCGTGCCATCGGGATGGTGAGACAGACAAACAGGATCCCGGCCACCACGTACGGGGTGAAGTTGAAGTCGGTCGCGGTCGAGATCTGCGCAGCCCGGATCGCGTCGATCACCCCGAGGACGGCGATCAGCCCGGAATCCTTCTGCAGCGAGACAAGATCATTCATCAACGGCGGCAGCACCCGACGGACCGCCTGCGGCAGCACGACATGACGCAGCGTCTGCAGATGACTCAGGCCCAGTGATCTTGCGGCTGCCCGCTGCGACGGGTGGACCGACTCGATGCCGGCCCGGAACACTTCGGCGACATAGGAGGAGTAGGTCAGGACCAGCGCGGCACAGCCCCAGAAGAGCACGCTGGACGGCAGACCCTGCAGCCGCAGTGCGGGCGCTCCGAAGCCCAGCAGGAAGATCACCAACAGCAGCGGCAGCCCGCGGAACACGTCGACGTACACCGTGGCGAGCAACCGGAACGGGAACGCCACCGGCCCGCGCAGGGTGCGGACGATCGCCAACACCAACCCGATGATCCCGATCAGCACGGCGCAGACCAGCATCACCCGGATATTGAGCCACAGCCCGGTCAGCACCTGTGGCAGCGCCTCGGCAGCCTTGGCCGGATTGAAGAAGGTCTGCTGGACGCGCGGCCAGCCAGGAGATCCGAGCACGCCGGCGCCGAGCAGTCCGACAACGATCAGGGTCGAGAGCAGAGCGATCACCATCGACCGACGGGCTCGCCGCCGACGGAAGGCGACCCGTCGGAGTTGATGGTCCGATGGTGTCCAGTCGTCGCCGACGACCGGCGGGCCGGGTTCGGTGATCATGTCAGCTCCGGCGCTCCTTTGGCCGACAGCCATTCCTTCTCCAACTTGTCCAACGTGCCGTCGGAACGCAGCGTGTCCACTGCCTTGCTGACGCAGCTGGTCAGCTCGGATCCCTTGTCCAGCACGGCCCCGAACTGCTCGGGTTGTGCGCCGGAGGGCAACTGGCCGACGATCACGCCGTTGTCCAACTGCGCCGCCGTCATGTAGAACGCGGTCGGGACGTCGACGACGATGCCGTCGATCTGCTTGTTCTTCAATGCCTGCACGGCGAGATCGTTGGTGTCGTAGACCGCGACCTGTTCGGTCGGCTTGATCTGCTTGGTGGCGGCGTCGTAGGAGGTCGTCCCCACCTGGGCGCCGAGCTTGGCCCCGGTCAGGTCGCTGATCTTGGTCTTGCCGTCGATCGGGCTGCCCTGATAGGTGATCACGGCCTGCCGGACGTCGTAGTAGCCGGAGGAGAAGTCGACGGCGTTCTTGCGCTCGGCGCTGATCGACACCTGGTTGAGGTCGATGTCGAAGGTCTTCTCACCCGGCGTGATCACCGAGTTGAACGGTACCGTCTCCCACTTCACCTTCGACTTGTCGAAGCCGAGCTGGTCGGCGATCGCATAACCGACCGTCGACTCGTAGCCCTTGCCGTTGCTCGGGTCGTCGTCGACGAACCACGGCGCGTAGGCCGGCTTGTCGGTGCCGATGGTGAAGGTGCCCTTGGTCTTGACGGCGAGCTGGTCGGTGCTGCAGTCGGCAGCGCTCGCCGAGGACTCGGCCGCTTCGTCGATCGGTGCGCTGCAGGCGGCGATGCCGAGCAGCGGGGTGAGGACGAGGACGGTGGCAAGGAGGTCGGAACGACGGGACATGACGGGCCTCTTTCTCCAAAAGCAGACCAGGGAATGATACGGCCCGGCTTACCGGGTGTTTTCGATCTGATCGAATGTCGACGGTCACCGCCCCTCCCGACCGGCACGCTGACCGACCTCAGCACGCTGTCGCATCGTGCAGTCTCAGAGAGGACTCCCTACCGTGTCGCATCGCAACCAACTGAAGAGCCGGATCGTCGGTGGCTTGGCCGCCGCCATCGTGGCGGCAAGCGCCGCCGTCGGCGTCGCCACGCCGGCGCACGCCTACAGCCCGAATCCGTCGCCGAAGCCCGGACCGACCAGAGTCTCGACCGATCAGAGCCGGACCCTCACCGACCCGGTCGACAACACCTACTTCCACAAGGATCCGGGCGGTTACGGCGCGAAGATCGAGCTGCGCACGAAGAGCGGCCACTACATCGGGAAGGTCGAGTTCCACCCATACGGCGAGAAGGCCTACGTCTACGACACCAGCAACGACAGCGACAGCTTCTACGTCATCCTCCGTAGTCCAGGAGCAAACCCCGAGGACTGCAATCCACCGAAGACACCGAAGACCGTCGATCTGAAGGTCTGCGATCTGAGCTACAAGGAGGGCAAGCCGGTCTACATCACGGTGTACGACAACCAAGGCCAGTCCGACGAACTCGCCATGGTCACGGGCAACGCCTGACCTCGTGGCGTGCAGTGCACGCCTACGGGGCTGTCGGCGCAGCTGCCGGCCCCAGCGCGGACGGCTGGCCGCTCGGTCGGTAGATCCGCTGGATCCGCTGCCGCTTGGCCTGCCAGAGGATCAGCGCGACCGCGATCGCGTTGACCACCAGGGTGATCACCGGCGCCAGCGGGCTGCCTTGCGAGGTGGAGCTGACGAAGGCCTGGTCCCAGCCACCGAACAGGATGGTGCCGATCATGATGGTGACGTTGTTGGACAGGTGCAACGCCACCGACGCCTCCAGACCACCGGTGCGCCAGACCAGGAAGCAGGAGGCGGTGGCGAAGATCGCCAGATCGAGGAAGATCCACGGATCGGAACTGCCGTGGGCGGCCGCGAAAAGCAGGACCGACGGGATCATCGAGACGATCAACGCGACCTTGGGGTTGGCGAACCAGGCACCGACGTTCTGCATCAGCAGGCCGCGGAAGGCATACTCCTCGCCGGCCGATTGGAACGGGATACCGATCACGACCATGATCAACAGCGCGATCCAGCCCTCCGG
Protein-coding sequences here:
- a CDS encoding MFS transporter, whose protein sequence is MTTTASAAPRVRTRPPLAVYVLGAAIFAQGTSEFMIAGLLPDLTSDLEISVPQAGMLITAFAVGMAIGAPLMTVATLRLPRKLTLIAAAIGYLLLHLVGLFVHNYPALMITRVISAVLYATFWAVSAVVASRLAGPAVMARALAILVGGLSVANVLGVPAGTWLGEHFGWRAAFLAVAVATAASVVSIVILVPDTDSRTTVIRPMRQLITEEVQAFRRGRLWLALLTTALFQGAIFAAFSYFSPLLINITGVSADRAPLYLLIFGVGAFVGTTLGGRVADRGPLANVMISLGATVLASLLLLAVVGSAVGVAIAIGLYSLAAFSIAGALNARVFGFAGSAPTLAAAVNTSAFNVGNAVGPALGGLAIAGGLGFRSPVLVGVAMLVAALAVATVSAVVERRPDRDESAPELDPAATPAATAVCDG
- a CDS encoding oxygenase MpaB family protein, whose protein sequence is MTAAPTALPLLDRIRVRMAEAVGSRIGTTGPTSAFAVLREDQDAKRWYPAESPVRTVHGDIAMLIGGIRSLLLQSLHPVAMQAVEEHSGYRSDPWGRLQRTAAFIAITTFGSEEQARAAIDRVLRVHDHVTGTTPSGLPYRASDPHLLSWIHVAEADSFLTAHRLYGTSRLSPAGHDRYVSDLARTASALGVTDAPADVDQLRRQLAAFRPELRGGGQARAATQLLLWRPPLSGTVGAGYRLLAAGAVASLPPWVRQELELPSLPILDRAVVRPAAKALLISVDRGFAATFERRPGAA
- a CDS encoding AMP-binding protein, producing MGAYAESYRRSIEDPEGFWLQQADAIDWFTRPRSAHSTEPAGSGDVDRWFADGVLNTSYNALDRHVIGGRGEQPALIFHSEVTGRRRSFSYADLLERVGKLGGALTALGVGKGDGVVIYLPMIPEAVIAMLACARIGAVHSVVFGGFAPAELAKRIDDAQPVVIISAAYGLEADRVIAYKPMLDTALELSEHQPRHCVIVPRNDHADAPVVEMSEPRDLDLAALMRDARIEPAVPVEVAATDPLYILYTSGTTGKPKGIVRDNGGHAVALSYAMRSIFDVGPGEVMFTASDVGWVVGHSFIAYAPLLVGATTVLYEGKPVSALRQAQDTAGGQAQDAGAFWRVVAEHGVRVLFTAPTAIRAIRKVDPDGEAIAASDLSTLQTLFLAGERLDPDTYRWADDQLGVPVVDHWWQTETGWPIVANLRGLEPMPIKPGSSTVPVPGYQVAILDEHGTPVPVGAEGAICLRRPLPPGTLTGVWGDPQRFVTGYLETYPGYYLTGDGGYLDDDGYLFVMGRTDDVINVAGHRLSTGQLEAVLATHPAVAECAVIGVADPLKGQLPRGLVVIKSGVEIDHDQLRDELVALVRQEIGAIASLRRIDAVPALPKTRSGKVLRKTMREIADGQHTQVPSTIEDPSVIDGLRPILTQ
- a CDS encoding amino acid ABC transporter ATP-binding protein, with the protein product MTAAVPGASSLLSLSGVRKSFGSRRETNVVLRSIDLEVASGECVVLIGASGSGKSTLLRCINLLETVDDGIITLDGVEITDPGVAVDRIRGRIGIVFQAYNLFPHLSVIDNITLAPTRVHKVPVAAARRRAMEMLERVGLPDKATARPDDLSGGQQQRVAIARALVNDPAVMLLDEVTSALDPELVGEVLDLLAELRSEGMTMIINTHEMSFASRIADRICFLHGGEIHEQGTPAEILQAPRRERTRQFLSRLADRTTPPSEQAPDR
- a CDS encoding amino acid ABC transporter permease, producing the protein MITEPGPPVVGDDWTPSDHQLRRVAFRRRRARRSMVIALLSTLIVVGLLGAGVLGSPGWPRVQQTFFNPAKAAEALPQVLTGLWLNIRVMLVCAVLIGIIGLVLAIVRTLRGPVAFPFRLLATVYVDVFRGLPLLLVIFLLGFGAPALRLQGLPSSVLFWGCAALVLTYSSYVAEVFRAGIESVHPSQRAAARSLGLSHLQTLRHVVLPQAVRRVLPPLMNDLVSLQKDSGLIAVLGVIDAIRAAQISTATDFNFTPYVVAGILFVCLTIPMARLTDWIARKQGFHGAGGLV
- a CDS encoding ABC transporter substrate-binding protein, which encodes MSRRSDLLATVLVLTPLLGIAACSAPIDEAAESSASAADCSTDQLAVKTKGTFTIGTDKPAYAPWFVDDDPSNGKGYESTVGYAIADQLGFDKSKVKWETVPFNSVITPGEKTFDIDLNQVSISAERKNAVDFSSGYYDVRQAVITYQGSPIDGKTKISDLTGAKLGAQVGTTSYDAATKQIKPTEQVAVYDTNDLAVQALKNKQIDGIVVDVPTAFYMTAAQLDNGVIVGQLPSGAQPEQFGAVLDKGSELTSCVSKAVDTLRSDGTLDKLEKEWLSAKGAPELT